A region of Salinibacter sp. 10B DNA encodes the following proteins:
- a CDS encoding outer membrane beta-barrel family protein, with amino-acid sequence MDFVSHVLRCSVRGLFALVVCGLLFGTGRAYAQEQEGPTGSLSGQVIDEGSGNPLEGATVALWNETPSDSTLITGTVTGPDGRFAFSEVPIQAYTLRISFVGYQDRRFPDTRPRRDEEAGAMGAIRLARETERAGEVEVTADRPAAQIQTDRTVYNTSERAVSAGGTARKVLETLPSVQIDTDGSISYRGNESVALHINGEPASLQGQSLVSYLQSLPAGAVQRVEIIPNPSAQYEPEGMAGIINIVLQRDIESGWGGGATASGRADANGRYGGNGSVNLGYQSEGLRFVTTYSHRRGSEEDSDSRFVEQFATEGRNTLVDQTGAEEEVERSHSVTSRLNYTLTEATSFSFEGTFSVRRDESDGRNVERRFLSDMTGVPDSTNARIVQETSGDETVDGRLSFDHTFVEDEHTLEAQVQYDRDFEEGDNNYTNYALQPSGALGLQRSTESDEVNEDEQDGTLEVDYLRPLGGFELEAGYKGSYRRLESDRTFGRFAGGQTIDQSQSDFIFDEQIHAAYGILSRELGDFGVEAGLRAEGVQTTIDVIEDDKVNNDYVSFYPSAFLTYEPSERRQARLSYSKRVDRPSLWDINPIDDNENPTFLDQGNPTLDPEYIHSFELTGTQRWAGASVTVTPYLRHTVNEIEEIEQDTTINGRQVILRRAENFASSTSYGAELVTTFSWNETIEGTLSGNVYRSVTDGSNLSTDLSNDALTYSARANVRGQLTESLQLEFNQFYRPATDIPGGRMDRITSTELALQQQLFGGDGSLTFRVDDLFNANQFNVYRRTDNFYQESTFQWGAREYSLTFQYTFGADPNEGRGRGGDYDGGGGPQG; translated from the coding sequence ATGGATTTCGTCTCCCACGTCCTTCGATGTTCTGTTCGCGGCCTCTTCGCTCTGGTCGTTTGCGGCCTTCTCTTCGGCACAGGTCGAGCCTATGCGCAGGAACAGGAGGGTCCCACCGGATCTCTGTCCGGACAAGTTATTGATGAGGGGTCCGGTAATCCACTCGAAGGGGCGACCGTAGCGCTTTGGAACGAAACGCCGTCGGACTCGACCCTGATTACCGGGACTGTGACAGGGCCCGACGGCCGATTTGCGTTCAGCGAGGTGCCCATTCAGGCCTACACGCTCCGCATTAGCTTTGTGGGATATCAGGATCGGCGATTCCCGGACACGCGCCCGCGCCGGGATGAGGAGGCCGGGGCCATGGGGGCGATTCGCCTGGCCCGTGAAACGGAGCGGGCGGGGGAGGTGGAGGTGACGGCCGATCGACCGGCAGCACAGATTCAGACCGACCGGACGGTGTACAACACGTCCGAGCGAGCCGTAAGTGCGGGCGGGACGGCCCGAAAGGTGCTGGAGACACTTCCATCGGTGCAGATTGATACAGATGGAAGCATCAGTTATCGGGGGAATGAGAGTGTGGCGCTTCACATTAATGGCGAGCCGGCCTCCCTACAGGGCCAGAGCCTTGTGAGCTACCTTCAGAGTCTGCCGGCAGGGGCGGTGCAGCGGGTCGAAATTATTCCTAATCCCTCTGCACAGTATGAGCCGGAGGGGATGGCCGGCATCATCAACATCGTGCTCCAGCGCGACATTGAATCTGGCTGGGGCGGCGGTGCAACGGCCAGTGGACGGGCCGACGCCAACGGGCGATACGGCGGCAACGGCTCCGTGAATCTTGGGTACCAGTCGGAAGGATTGCGTTTTGTGACCACGTATTCCCACCGGCGAGGCAGCGAGGAGGATAGCGACTCTCGGTTTGTGGAGCAATTTGCAACGGAGGGGCGCAACACGCTGGTCGACCAGACGGGCGCCGAGGAGGAAGTGGAGCGGTCCCACTCCGTAACCTCACGTCTCAATTATACCCTTACGGAGGCGACCAGCTTCAGCTTCGAGGGGACGTTCAGCGTGCGACGGGACGAATCGGACGGGCGCAACGTGGAGCGTCGATTTCTCAGCGACATGACCGGAGTGCCGGACTCCACCAACGCCCGGATCGTTCAGGAAACTTCTGGTGACGAGACGGTGGATGGGCGTCTTTCATTCGACCACACGTTCGTAGAGGATGAGCACACCCTCGAAGCGCAGGTGCAGTACGATCGAGACTTTGAGGAGGGAGACAATAACTACACGAACTACGCCCTTCAGCCATCGGGAGCACTAGGCCTCCAGCGAAGCACCGAGAGTGATGAGGTGAACGAGGACGAGCAGGATGGAACCCTGGAGGTAGATTACCTGCGTCCCCTTGGAGGATTTGAGTTGGAGGCGGGGTATAAGGGCAGCTATCGGCGCCTTGAGAGTGACCGGACGTTTGGTCGGTTTGCAGGGGGACAGACCATAGACCAGAGTCAAAGTGACTTCATCTTTGACGAGCAGATTCACGCTGCTTATGGCATCCTGAGCCGCGAGTTGGGCGACTTCGGCGTGGAGGCGGGCCTTCGGGCCGAGGGCGTGCAAACCACGATCGACGTGATTGAGGACGACAAGGTGAACAACGACTACGTGAGTTTTTACCCAAGTGCATTCCTAACGTACGAACCGAGCGAGCGACGTCAGGCACGCCTTTCGTACAGCAAACGCGTGGATCGGCCCAGCCTTTGGGACATCAACCCCATCGACGACAACGAAAATCCGACCTTCCTGGACCAGGGCAATCCCACTCTGGATCCGGAATACATTCACTCCTTCGAGCTAACGGGGACCCAGCGGTGGGCCGGGGCCTCGGTGACCGTCACTCCGTATCTCCGACACACGGTCAACGAGATCGAAGAGATTGAGCAGGACACGACCATCAACGGACGTCAGGTAATTTTGCGCCGTGCCGAAAACTTTGCGTCCAGCACCTCCTACGGAGCGGAATTGGTGACCACCTTCAGCTGGAATGAGACCATTGAGGGCACCCTCAGTGGGAACGTCTACCGGTCGGTGACGGACGGGTCCAATCTGAGTACCGACCTCAGCAACGATGCCCTAACCTACTCTGCTCGGGCCAACGTGCGTGGGCAGTTGACGGAAAGTCTGCAGCTGGAGTTCAATCAGTTCTACCGGCCCGCCACGGACATTCCAGGAGGACGTATGGACCGCATAACCAGCACGGAGCTGGCGCTCCAGCAGCAACTCTTCGGAGGAGATGGCAGCCTGACCTTCCGCGTCGACGACCTGTTCAATGCCAATCAGTTCAACGTGTATCGTCGAACCGACAACTTCTATCAAGAGTCCACCTTTCAGTGGGGCGCTCGCGAATACTCGCTGACGTTTCAGTATACGTTTGGGGCGGATCCGAATGAGGGACGTGGCCGGGGAGGAGACTACGACGGGGGCGGAGGGCCTCAGGGCTGA
- a CDS encoding glycoside hydrolase family 3 C-terminal domain-containing protein, giving the protein MHSLLYFVDPLTVLFGILNFLMVGVVTTSRPQSGQDRIESLLEAMTLSEKLTLLHGTEDPSGAVGAGYIPGIPRLDIPPLRFTDGPAGIRTSEPATALPVPLLRGATFSPDLARRCGQVLAREGRARGRDVLLAPMVNIIRVPEAGRNFESFSEDPYVTSRLAAQEVRGIEEEGMIATTKHFLANNFETDRDHVSVEVDERTLREIYLPAFRSAVAAGTGSVMGAYNRVNGTYACDHERLLSDLLKREMGFEGWVMSDWYARHSLGAIRAGLDMERPGLDIPEAPQAVYFGEPLRAAVKAGCIDEREVDESVGRILRQMKRMDLLGTPPARPAMRPEQGAALAREVAVAGAVLLKNEDDTLPLDRDHLSSVVVVGPPAKRPLYAGGGSSRVLPFDVEAPLEALRRRLGEGVDVHYESGLDLDGTPVPASALSPSRHISVEGLRRTGGNDTMQIDSTLDFTGDDALPADSAWTWSGLVTAPEEGTYALKLQATGGMGTLFLDGERRAAVGDFYDQAGLIPTQEGLSSATVMLDMKEGESHEITVTVEGGEEGFVQTDDEPLQVRLAWVPPSRRTAARAQAVEAARAADATVVFGYDEGKEGDDRASLTLPHSQDKLIQSVADVGTSTTVVLNTGGPVSMPWLDSVASVLEMWYPGQEGADATAAILTGDAAPSGRLPVTFPRRIEETPTHPEERYPGVNGRAHYSEGIFVGYRWYDQNDTEPLFPFGHGQTYTQFAYTDLSVRAVGRRYEVRFRIENTGERTGTAVPQVYVGRPSSPPVPMAPKELAGFTRRTLAPGETTLVSIPIKPEAFSYWSSAHDEWRTARGRRPIYVGRSARHLPLEEEIRIE; this is encoded by the coding sequence ATGCATTCTCTTCTGTATTTCGTGGACCCGCTGACTGTCCTATTTGGGATACTGAACTTCCTGATGGTCGGAGTTGTGACCACCTCTCGACCGCAGTCTGGGCAGGATCGTATCGAGTCGCTTCTGGAGGCGATGACCCTCTCGGAAAAATTGACGCTGCTTCACGGCACGGAGGATCCTTCGGGGGCGGTTGGGGCCGGGTACATTCCCGGCATTCCGCGCCTCGACATTCCGCCGCTTCGTTTCACAGACGGACCGGCTGGCATTCGCACCAGCGAGCCGGCCACTGCCCTTCCGGTCCCGCTTCTGCGCGGTGCGACCTTTTCTCCTGATCTTGCCCGTCGGTGTGGCCAGGTGCTTGCTCGGGAGGGGCGGGCTCGGGGGCGAGATGTGCTGCTTGCCCCTATGGTGAACATCATCCGCGTGCCGGAGGCGGGTCGCAACTTTGAGTCATTCAGTGAGGATCCGTACGTGACGAGTCGGCTGGCGGCGCAGGAGGTGCGGGGCATTGAGGAGGAGGGAATGATCGCAACCACGAAGCACTTTCTGGCCAACAACTTCGAGACGGATCGGGACCACGTGAGTGTTGAGGTGGATGAGCGAACCCTCCGGGAAATTTATTTGCCGGCCTTTCGGAGTGCCGTGGCGGCGGGGACGGGCAGCGTAATGGGGGCCTACAATCGGGTCAATGGCACGTATGCCTGCGATCACGAACGACTGCTCTCGGATCTTCTGAAACGAGAGATGGGCTTTGAGGGGTGGGTCATGAGCGATTGGTATGCGCGCCATTCGTTGGGGGCCATTCGGGCGGGACTCGACATGGAACGGCCCGGGCTGGACATTCCAGAGGCCCCGCAGGCGGTGTATTTTGGAGAGCCGCTGCGGGCCGCCGTGAAGGCGGGGTGCATTGACGAGCGCGAAGTGGACGAGTCGGTGGGTCGAATTCTCCGGCAGATGAAGCGTATGGATCTGTTGGGAACTCCGCCAGCCCGTCCGGCCATGCGCCCAGAGCAAGGCGCTGCACTGGCACGCGAAGTAGCAGTGGCGGGGGCAGTGCTTTTGAAGAACGAGGACGACACACTCCCCCTCGATCGAGACCATCTCTCGTCGGTCGTGGTCGTGGGGCCCCCGGCCAAGCGCCCGTTGTACGCGGGCGGCGGGAGCTCTCGGGTCCTTCCATTTGACGTGGAGGCGCCCCTGGAGGCCTTGCGTCGTCGACTCGGGGAGGGAGTGGATGTCCACTACGAGTCGGGACTCGACCTGGACGGGACGCCGGTGCCGGCCTCGGCCCTGAGCCCGTCGCGGCACATCAGCGTCGAGGGGCTCCGCCGTACCGGGGGGAACGACACGATGCAGATCGATTCGACGCTGGACTTTACCGGAGACGATGCTCTTCCGGCGGATTCGGCGTGGACCTGGTCGGGGCTTGTGACGGCGCCGGAAGAGGGGACATACGCCCTCAAGCTTCAAGCAACGGGAGGAATGGGCACGCTCTTTCTGGATGGGGAACGGCGGGCGGCGGTTGGGGACTTCTACGATCAGGCCGGCCTGATTCCGACACAGGAGGGCCTCAGCAGTGCCACGGTGATGCTCGATATGAAAGAGGGAGAGTCCCACGAGATTACGGTGACGGTCGAGGGGGGCGAAGAGGGGTTTGTGCAGACGGACGATGAGCCTCTGCAGGTTCGGTTGGCCTGGGTGCCCCCGAGCCGGCGTACGGCTGCGCGGGCACAGGCGGTCGAGGCGGCCCGGGCCGCCGACGCGACCGTGGTCTTCGGATACGATGAAGGGAAAGAGGGGGACGACCGGGCCTCCCTTACGCTTCCGCATTCACAGGACAAACTCATCCAGTCTGTTGCGGACGTCGGTACGTCCACCACTGTGGTGCTGAATACAGGCGGGCCGGTGAGCATGCCTTGGCTCGACAGCGTCGCATCGGTGCTAGAGATGTGGTATCCTGGACAGGAAGGCGCCGATGCCACAGCTGCCATTCTCACCGGCGATGCCGCCCCTAGCGGTCGTTTGCCGGTGACCTTTCCACGCCGAATCGAAGAGACGCCCACTCATCCGGAGGAACGATATCCCGGTGTCAATGGCCGGGCGCACTATAGCGAGGGAATTTTCGTCGGGTATCGGTGGTACGATCAGAACGACACCGAACCGCTCTTCCCCTTTGGACACGGACAGACGTACACCCAGTTTGCCTACACTGACCTTTCCGTTCGCGCCGTGGGCCGCCGGTACGAGGTCCGGTTTCGGATTGAGAACACGGGCGAGCGTACCGGCACGGCTGTACCGCAGGTCTACGTGGGCCGCCCTTCGTCTCCGCCTGTTCCGATGGCCCCAAAAGAGCTTGCCGGTTTTACGCGGCGAACGCTTGCGCCTGGGGAGACGACCCTCGTATCGATTCCCATCAAGCCTGAGGCCTTTTCCTACTGGTCATCGGCGCACGACGAATGGCGCACTGCACGGGGACGTCGACCGATCTACGTGGGCCGGTCGGCTCGTCACCTTCCGCTGGAGGAGGAGATTCGCATAGAATGA
- a CDS encoding sulfatase-like hydrolase/transferase translates to MLSGSTRVTSPDPPNVLILFTDDQGYGDLSSFGHPSIETPNIDRLGQEGMRLTSFVTGSWCVPSRTQLLTGRYMPRVDFGGGTGADGTGGLPASELTLAEALNEAGYRTGMAGKWHLGYKKDRFLPPNQGFDSWLGLPYSNDYVKPWVQTEEPLGMYRGTEMVEHPINQDSLTLRYTAEARRFIREHSGGDQPFFFYLAYNMPHLPIHTAERFRGQSSAGRYGDVIETIDWSVGQILDVLEQQGVAENTIVFFASDNGPWLDLPARMLQAGNKPWHQGTTGSLRGSKATTYEGGTRVPAFVRWPEHIAAGQTSDELVASPDIYRTLLEAGAAELPDHTLDGHNLLPWLQGDRSTSPRNQYAYVLRNTLEAMRIGPWKLRVAGDTTQLFNLQSDPAERFNRAPKHPERVSRMRRAMRRMADSLGVPVAGTRSTNGGS, encoded by the coding sequence ATGCTCTCTGGAAGTACGCGGGTTACCTCCCCCGATCCCCCTAACGTTCTGATTTTGTTTACCGATGACCAGGGATATGGGGATCTGAGTAGTTTTGGGCACCCGTCCATCGAGACGCCGAACATCGATCGGTTGGGGCAGGAGGGAATGCGCTTGACGTCGTTCGTGACGGGGTCGTGGTGTGTCCCCTCCCGGACCCAACTCTTGACTGGGCGTTATATGCCACGGGTGGACTTTGGAGGGGGGACGGGGGCAGATGGGACGGGTGGACTGCCCGCTTCGGAACTGACGCTGGCCGAGGCTCTGAACGAGGCGGGGTATCGTACCGGGATGGCCGGCAAGTGGCATTTGGGCTATAAGAAGGATCGATTTCTTCCTCCCAATCAGGGCTTCGACTCGTGGCTGGGATTGCCCTACTCCAACGACTACGTAAAGCCCTGGGTGCAAACCGAGGAGCCGCTGGGAATGTATCGGGGCACTGAAATGGTCGAGCACCCGATCAATCAGGATTCCCTGACCCTCCGCTACACGGCAGAGGCGCGGCGGTTTATTCGAGAGCATAGCGGGGGCGATCAGCCGTTTTTCTTTTATTTGGCCTACAATATGCCTCATCTCCCCATTCACACCGCTGAGCGTTTTCGGGGGCAGTCCTCAGCCGGCCGGTACGGGGACGTCATTGAGACCATCGACTGGAGTGTGGGGCAGATTCTCGATGTGTTGGAGCAGCAGGGCGTAGCGGAAAACACCATTGTCTTCTTTGCTTCCGATAACGGTCCCTGGCTCGACCTGCCGGCCCGAATGCTCCAGGCGGGGAATAAGCCCTGGCATCAGGGCACGACCGGTTCCCTGCGGGGCTCTAAAGCCACGACCTATGAGGGAGGCACGCGCGTCCCGGCCTTCGTGCGCTGGCCCGAACACATTGCCGCGGGGCAAACCTCCGACGAGCTGGTGGCCAGTCCCGACATCTACCGAACGTTGCTGGAAGCGGGTGCGGCCGAATTGCCGGATCACACGCTCGATGGACACAACCTTCTTCCGTGGCTACAAGGGGATCGTTCTACCTCTCCCCGCAATCAGTATGCGTACGTTCTGCGGAATACCCTCGAAGCGATGCGCATCGGTCCGTGGAAGCTGCGTGTGGCAGGCGACACGACCCAGCTGTTCAATCTTCAGTCTGACCCCGCCGAGCGATTCAACCGAGCCCCCAAGCACCCGGAGCGAGTCAGCCGAATGCGCCGAGCCATGCGCCGAATGGCCGACAGTCTGGGCGTGCCGGTTGCAGGCACGCGGTCTACGAACGGGGGCTCGTAG